Proteins co-encoded in one Nevskiales bacterium genomic window:
- a CDS encoding AraC family transcriptional regulator, producing MAREASTLNTWAICVARTLEARKLDSHALFVEAGLDPAVMRDPNGRYPVSRMSRLWKLAVAATNDPCIGLRAAEYVQPATFHSLGLAILASQTLEDAMRRGARFSRIVSNAVDVFVEETAEGVRQIVRFREDIPPVDEAIDLYMASTLKMGHILTGGKAQPLQIRLQRKATPEMELEYRTFFMAPIEFGASENSFLVSHELARCPLPMANPALARQNDQVVMEYLAQFDGARISEKVRAELISRLPAGEPSRAEVADALHFSEKTLQRRLRDEGTSYQEILDETRRELAQQYLREGRVSVCEITFRLGFSDQSSFTRAFKRWTGRAPGEFRAQAC from the coding sequence ATGGCGCGGGAAGCAAGCACACTCAACACCTGGGCGATCTGCGTGGCGCGTACGCTGGAGGCGCGCAAGCTCGACAGCCATGCGCTGTTCGTCGAGGCCGGCCTCGACCCGGCCGTGATGCGCGACCCCAACGGCCGCTACCCGGTCAGCCGCATGAGCCGGCTGTGGAAGCTGGCCGTGGCGGCGACGAACGACCCCTGCATCGGCCTGCGCGCCGCCGAATACGTGCAGCCCGCCACCTTCCACAGCCTGGGCCTGGCCATCCTCGCCAGCCAGACGCTGGAGGACGCCATGCGCCGCGGCGCGCGCTTCTCGCGTATCGTCAGCAATGCCGTGGACGTGTTCGTGGAGGAAACCGCAGAGGGCGTGCGCCAGATCGTGCGCTTCCGCGAGGACATCCCGCCGGTGGACGAGGCCATCGACCTGTACATGGCCTCGACCCTCAAGATGGGCCACATCCTGACCGGCGGCAAGGCACAGCCGCTGCAGATCCGCCTGCAGCGCAAGGCCACGCCCGAGATGGAGCTGGAATACCGGACCTTCTTCATGGCGCCGATCGAGTTCGGGGCGTCCGAGAATTCCTTCCTGGTCTCGCACGAGCTGGCGCGGTGCCCGCTGCCGATGGCCAATCCGGCGCTGGCGCGGCAGAACGACCAGGTGGTGATGGAGTACCTGGCGCAGTTCGACGGCGCCCGCATCTCGGAAAAAGTGCGCGCGGAGCTGATCTCGCGCCTGCCCGCGGGCGAGCCGAGCCGCGCCGAGGTGGCCGATGCCCTGCACTTCAGCGAGAAGACCCTGCAGCGCCGCCTGCGCGACGAGGGCACCAGCTATCAGGAAATCCTCGACGAAACCCGGCGCGAGCTGGCGCAGCAGTACCTGCGCGAGGGCCGTGTGTCGGTGTGCGAGATCACCTTCCGGCTGGGGTTTTCCGACCAGAGCAGCTTCACGCGGGCCTTCAAGCGCTGGACCGGCCGCGCGCCGGGCGAGTTCCGCGCGCAAGCCTGCTGA
- a CDS encoding glutathione S-transferase family protein — protein sequence MSKPYIHYAWHLSYFSGKTRCYLRYKGIPFVEKPIDLYTFSLRIKKKTGAAVMPVVVTPEGEWLQDTSVIIDRLEQRFPEAPVVPATPVQCFASYLMELWGDEWWIPIAMHTRWSYPENYALFEREGGDHLLPGFPRFLKNRAVARAAKLMRGHLKNVGVVPEQFGLMERWTQGMLDALDAHFARLPYLFGDKPSLGDFGLVGTMYGHLGRDPWPKKHLVGPR from the coding sequence ATGAGCAAACCCTATATCCACTACGCCTGGCACCTGTCCTACTTCAGCGGCAAGACGCGCTGCTACCTTCGCTACAAGGGCATCCCGTTCGTGGAAAAGCCCATCGACCTGTACACCTTCAGCCTGCGCATCAAGAAGAAAACCGGCGCTGCGGTGATGCCGGTGGTGGTGACGCCGGAGGGCGAGTGGCTACAGGACACCAGTGTCATCATCGACCGGCTGGAGCAGCGTTTTCCCGAGGCGCCAGTAGTGCCGGCCACCCCGGTGCAGTGCTTCGCCAGCTACCTGATGGAACTCTGGGGCGACGAGTGGTGGATCCCCATCGCCATGCACACGCGCTGGAGCTATCCGGAAAACTACGCGCTGTTCGAGCGCGAGGGCGGCGATCACCTGTTGCCGGGCTTCCCGCGCTTCCTCAAGAACCGCGCCGTGGCCAGGGCCGCTAAGCTGATGCGCGGCCACCTGAAGAACGTCGGCGTCGTGCCGGAACAGTTCGGGCTGATGGAGCGCTGGACCCAGGGCATGCTCGATGCACTCGACGCGCATTTCGCGCGGCTGCCCTATCTGTTCGGCGACAAGCCCTCGCTCGGCGACTTCGGCCTGGTCGGCACGATGTATGGTCACCTCGGCCGCGACCCCTGGCCGAAGAAGCACCTGGTGGGCCCGCGCTAG